A stretch of the Gracilinanus agilis isolate LMUSP501 chromosome 4, AgileGrace, whole genome shotgun sequence genome encodes the following:
- the GALR2 gene encoding LOW QUALITY PROTEIN: galanin receptor type 2 (The sequence of the model RefSeq protein was modified relative to this genomic sequence to represent the inferred CDS: inserted 3 bases in 2 codons; deleted 2 bases in 2 codons; substituted 2 bases at 2 genomic stop codons): MERGADRFPALPCNLNASAALKKVSPVSCSWEGWQPEAVILPVLFVLIFLRGTVGNSLVLAMLLCSGQMSSTTNLFILNPMGVADQCFVVCCVPFQATTTYTLDQWMFSTLFCKAVHFLIFLTMXASSFKLATVSLDRPKVDVEEVTVPGQLVDFVWVHNSLAWFMVLNAIGKILLAPTGWNCGQENPDVGCHTDRKSYKCDLRTKALCTFVFSYLLPVLVPGRTYAGTLHYLLXAVDPELVVSASKASKRKVICIIVIMALLFCFCWMPHHTLILXWFGSFPFTXANYVLRILSHLVSSANSYVNSIVYALVSKHSRKICEGLLCQTPQLISHLGLVAPISTRT, translated from the exons ATGGAAAGAGGTGCCGACAGATTCCCAGCTTTGCCCTGCAACTTGAATGCCTCGGCCGCCCTGAAAAAGGTCAGCCCGGTGAGCTGCAGCTGGGAAGGTTGGCAGCCCGAGGCGGTCATCCTGCCGGTGCTCTTCGTCCTTATCTTCCTCAGGGGCACGGTGGGTAATTCACTGGTGCTGGCTATGCTGCTGTGCAGCGGACAAATGAGCAGCACCACTAACCTGTTCATTCTCAACCCC ATGGGCGTGGCAGATCAGTGTTTCGTCGTCTGCTGCGTGCCCTTCCAGGCGACCACC ACATACACTCTGGACCAGTGGATGTTCAGCACGTTGTTTTGCAAAGCCGTGCACTTTCTCATCTTCCTCACTATGTAAGCCAGCAGTTTCAAACTGGCTACTGTCTCTCTGGATAG ACCAAAGGTTGATGTAGAAGaagtcacagttccagggcagcTAGTGGACTTCGTGTGGGTCCACAATTCTCTAGCTTGGTTTATGGTCCTGAATGCCATAGGCAAAATCCTCCTGGCCCCGACTGGCTGGAACTGTGGACAGGAGAACCCAGACGTGGGCTGCCACACAG ATAGGAAGAGCTACAAATGTGACCTGCGGACCAAGGCTCTCTGTACTTTTGTCTTCAGCTACCTGCTACCGGTTCTCGTGCCAGGCCGGACCTACGCTGGAACCCTGCACTATCTCTT AGCGGTCGATCCAGAGCTGGTTGTCTCCGCATCCAAGGCCTCTAAGCGCAAAGTGATATGCATAATAGTCATTATGGCCTTGCTCTTCTGCTTCTGTTGGATGCCCCATCACACTCTCATCC CCTGGTTTGGCAGCTTCCCCTTCACTTGAGCCAACTATGTGCTGCGCATTCTCTCCCATCTAGTCTCCTCTGCCAACTCCTACGTCAACTCCATAGTCTATGCTCTCGTTAGCAAACACTCCCGCAAGATCTGTGAGGGGCTGCTCTGCCAAACTCCTCAGCTCATTTCGCATCTCGGGCTAGTCGCCCCAATAAGCACTCGGACGTAA